TTTGATAACATTATTCTATTTTAAAGTGCAAAGATAGTCAATAATATACGGAACAAAAAAAACCGATAGTTTATTGAACTATCGGTTTTCTATTTATTTTAAAAATCTAGATTATTTTAAAGATTTTATAGACTGCGCAGCGTATGAATTTGCTGGATCTAATACTAAAGTTTTATTGAAATATTCAATCGCTTTAGCTTTATCAGTATTAGCATAAGCTGCACCGATACTGTTGTAAGACTCTATAATTTTTTTAGCTGTAGCCGGTTTAGCTAATTCTTCAGCACCTTTAGCTGTCATTTTAGCAACATACTCTTCGTAGTTTTTTATGATCAAATCATCTTTATCTAGTAAAGAGTTGATTCTTGCTTTGTACAAATATGCTTCATCATAATTAGGAGCAGTAGTTAAAATTTTATCAAAAGCTGCATCTGCTTTACCTAAAGCTACTGCATCACGAGATTCTTTTGGTTTACTAGCATTTCCATAGTATAAAGAAATTCCATAATAAACACTATCATCTAAGTAATTTTTAGACTCTGGATTATTAGCTCCAAGTTCAAAAATAGCTGCAGCTTGATTGTATTGTTTTTTACCAAACAATTCTTTTCCAAAATCTGCAAATTCCTCAACTACTAGAGGCTCTAATTCGATTGCTTTTTTAATATCAGCCAAACCTGCATCAAAAGCAGCTTGATCAATTGTTCCGTCAGCAGCAGTTCCTTTTTTAATTTTTGACAATCCTAAGTAATAGTAATCTCTACCAATTGCTTTATTTCCTGGCGCTTTAATAAAATCCTCAATAGATTTGATAGCTACGTCAACGTTTCCATTTTCATAAGCAGCATATCCTAAATATCTGTAAATTCTAGGATTCACTTTATCCTCAGCAATCATTTTGTTTGCTACAGTTTCTAATTGCTTGTAATCTTTAACCAAGATCAAGAAATCTGCGTGACGCATTTTAGAATCTAAAGAGTAATCTGTTAAACTTAGATACTTCTCATAGTTTGTGATTGCGTTTTGTAAATTAACTTTAGCTGTAGAAGGTTTGTTTCTAGCCCATTTATAGTAAGTTTCAGCAAGCTCTCTGTAAACCGGCCCGTAATTAGCGTTTAAAGCAATTACTTCATTAAATGATTTTATTGCTTCATCATAAGATTTAGCTCCTTTTAACAAAACACCTAATTGCATTTTTGCTCTTAACAAAGTATTGTCAGCTGTAAATGCATCACGGTAAGATTTATAAGCATCGTTTTGATTGTTTGATCCATAATATGCATCCCCGATAGCTAAAAGAGCTTGAGCATTTTGCGGATCAACTAACAAAGCACGTTTCAAAACATCGACAGCACTTTTATAATCAGGATTTTCAGAGTTCATATAAGCTCTTGCGATATAAATAAATTCATTTACATCTTTCTTTCTCATATCTTTAGTTGCTAGCGTAAAATTTGCCTGAGCAGCAGCCGTATTTTTAGCATCTAAATCTAATTGCCCTAAACCAATATAGCTTAAGTTTTTCTTATCTGAAGCTTGCAATCCATTATTGTAGTAGATTTTCGCAGAATCTACAACAGACTGATTTAGATAAACATTCCCTAAAACAAAATTTGCCTCACCATCTGAAGGTTTAGATTTGATGATTGATTTAAGGATTGACTTTGCTTTATCAAACTGTTCTGCATCAATCGCTTTTTTTGCTTCGTTGATGTCTTGCGCTTTTGCCGTGGTAGCCGAAACAACTAAGGCAAGACTAAAAATTTTAAATTTATTCATCTTTATCGTAATTAATTTATTCTTTATCTTTTATAATTTCACTTCTAATATTAAGCTTACGTCCAGGAGTTTTATATGGCAGCAAACCAGATTTTAAAACAATACGCTGGCCAATATCTCCAGCTATAAACGAAGCAAACCCCATTCCTAATCCTGTGTATCCCTGACAATTAACAATAAACAAATCACGTGCCAAAGGATACTTACCTATCTCAAGGTCGTTTTGAGTAGGACTGTAGTATTCATTATCCTTCAATCCTTTAACATACAAAACATTTATTTTCTTTACAGTCTCCAACATATCTGGAGTTGG
This portion of the Flavobacterium panacagri genome encodes:
- a CDS encoding tetratricopeptide repeat protein, whose product is MNKFKIFSLALVVSATTAKAQDINEAKKAIDAEQFDKAKSILKSIIKSKPSDGEANFVLGNVYLNQSVVDSAKIYYNNGLQASDKKNLSYIGLGQLDLDAKNTAAAQANFTLATKDMRKKDVNEFIYIARAYMNSENPDYKSAVDVLKRALLVDPQNAQALLAIGDAYYGSNNQNDAYKSYRDAFTADNTLLRAKMQLGVLLKGAKSYDEAIKSFNEVIALNANYGPVYRELAETYYKWARNKPSTAKVNLQNAITNYEKYLSLTDYSLDSKMRHADFLILVKDYKQLETVANKMIAEDKVNPRIYRYLGYAAYENGNVDVAIKSIEDFIKAPGNKAIGRDYYYLGLSKIKKGTAADGTIDQAAFDAGLADIKKAIELEPLVVEEFADFGKELFGKKQYNQAAAIFELGANNPESKNYLDDSVYYGISLYYGNASKPKESRDAVALGKADAAFDKILTTAPNYDEAYLYKARINSLLDKDDLIIKNYEEYVAKMTAKGAEELAKPATAKKIIESYNSIGAAYANTDKAKAIEYFNKTLVLDPANSYAAQSIKSLK